Proteins encoded in a region of the Larimichthys crocea isolate SSNF chromosome XVI, L_crocea_2.0, whole genome shotgun sequence genome:
- the cops7a gene encoding COP9 signalosome complex subunit 7a has product MEVEQLLSLSGSALAQAVSSLLETPGLYVFSDILELPNVRELENGPHAPVYQLLNLFAYGTYCDYKERAASLPELTPAQRNKLRHLSIISLASNLKCLPYSLLLQQLELKNVRELEDLLIEAVYCDIIQGKLDQRNQQVEVDCSVGRDLGPNELPNIINTLQEWCTGCEAVLCGIEEQVSRANQYRESQLKVKVQVETEVSNLQKTLKASAASPSSGPAPAGAASNQDADQPAEPRDPASSQEPRQPGKKSSKVKGLRGSGKIWSKSN; this is encoded by the exons ATGGAGGTGGAGCAGCTCCTGTCTCTGTCAGGCTCAGCACTGGCCCAGGCTGTCAGCTCTCTGCTGGAGACCCCAGGCCTCTACGTCTTCTCTGACATCCTGGAGCTGCCTAATGTCAGAGAG CTGGAGAATGGCCCCCATGCACCAGTGTACCAGCTCCTCAACCTCTTTGCCTATGGAACTTACTGCGACTACAAAG AGAGAGCAGCCTCTCTTCCAGAGTTGACCCcagcacagagaaacaaactcCGCCATCTGTCCATCATCAGCCTGGCTTCCAACCTCAAG TGCCTGCCGTACTCGTTGCTCCTGCAGCAGCTCGAGCTGAAGAATGTGCGGGAGCTGGAGGACCTGCTGATCGAGGCTGTTTACTGCGACATCATCCAGGGCAAACTGGATCAGAGGAACCAGCAGGTGGAGGTAGATTGCAGTGTGGGTCGTGACCTGGGCCCCAACGAGCTCCCAAACATAATCAACACGCTGCAGGAATG GTGTACAGGGTGTGAGGCGGTGCTGTGTGGGATTGAGGAGCAGGTCTCGAGGGCAAACCAATACAGAGAGAGCCAGTTAAAGGTCAAAGTCCAAGTGGAAACAGAG GTCTCCAACCTACAGAAAACGTTAAAGGCCAGCGCCGCCTCTCCGTCATCAGGCCCCGCCCCCGCCGGAGCCGCCtccaatcaggacgcagaccAGCCCGCGGAGCCACGAGATCCCGCCTCCTCTCAGGAACCACGACAGCCAGGCAAAAAAAGTTCAAAGGTGAAAGG GTTGCGCGGCAGTGGGAAGATCTGGTCCAAGTCTAACTAA
- the znf384b gene encoding zinc finger protein 384b isoform X1 translates to MMEDSHFNSSYFWSPIPTVPGQLENAMFLNKVKEQQEKNASFSTSSGPHYQTALLTIPTPGSKTDGGGPAGSVAHLHPPHSGQNMLPMPSTGIMTTAGLVITTPQGTLVSPTSSQSFVSGHPATTMIVSALHSTDKKEGDGASHVVVMPAPSKRGRKKKATTLARVGPVGGPGHETLILAHLTAGGQVASMQHHTGDPYDLSNEEEDHGPKDSTKTYRCRMCAATFLSKSDMQIHSKSHTEAKPHKCPHCAKSFANSSYLAQHIRIHSGAKPYTCSYCQKSFRQLSHLQQHTRNHTESKPHKCPHCTKSFANSSYLAQHIRIHTGVKPYTCNYCQKCFRQLSHLQQHNRIHTGDRPYKCIHPGCEKSFTQLSNLQSHRRQHNKDKPYKCTNCNKGYIDSASLEVHMSTHTVKHARIYSCGLCNRTYTSETYLVKHMEKHNPDQLTAPAVVAAQTAQQNQNRSQGQAGAQSQVESADGGSSRPGGAGSGGAGGGQQGQSQSSYPQTENISCPFDLHQYKTVSASDIQYKPVSVADITSHKDLCLTVSASTIQVEHLNS, encoded by the exons ATGATGGAAGATTCTCATTTTAATTCATCATATTTCTGGTCTCCCATCCCCACTGTACCAGGACAG CTTGAGAATGCCATGTTCCTGAATAAGGTGAAAGAGCAACAGGAAAAGAATGCTTCCTTCTCTACTTCTTCTGGACCACACTACCAAACAGCTCTTCTAACCATCCCCACTCCGGGGtcaaagacagatggaggaggGCCGGCTGGTAGCGTGgcacacctccaccctcctcacAGCGGCCAGAACATGCTCCCTATGCCCTCCACGGGCATCATGACAACAG CGGGTCTGGTCATAACAACTCCTCAGGGAACACTTGTCTCACCCACCTCCTCTCAGTCATTTGTCTCTGGTCATCCAGCAACAACCATGATTGTTTCAGCTCTCCATTCTACAG ACAAAAAAGAAGGCGATGGGGCATCCCACGTGGTCGTGATGCCAGCACCCTCCAAACGAGGCAGGAAGAAGAAGGCAACAACACTGGCCAGGGTCGGTCCAGTGGGTGGACCAGGCCATGAAACGCTAATACTGGCTCATCTGACAGCTGGCGGCCAG GTGGCATCTATGCAGCATCATACTGGAGACCCGTACGACCTGTCAAATGAAGAGGAAGACCATGGCCCAAAAGATAGCACGAAGACATACAG GTGCCGGATGTGTGCGGCGACCTTCCTCAGTAAGTCTGACATGCAGATCCACTCCAAGTCGCACACAGAGGCCAAACCTCACAAGTGTCCTCACTGCGCCAAGTCATTCGCCAACTCCAGCTACCTGGCCCAGCACATCCGCATCCACAGCGGGGCCAAGCCTTACACCTGCTCCTACTGCCAGAAATCTTTCAGGCAGCTCAGTCATTTACAGCAGCACACACG GAACCATACAGAGTCAAAGCCTCACAAGTGTCCCCATTGTACCAAGTCATTTGCCAACTCTAGCTATTTGGCCCAACATATTCGCATCCACACCGGAGTGAAACCCTACACCTGCAACTACTGCCAAAAGTGCTTCAGACAGCTCAGTCACCTTCAGCAGCACAACAG GATTCACACTGGAGATCGGCCATACAAGTGTATCCACCCAGGCTGTGAGAAATCCTTCACGCAACTCTCTAATTTACAG tcccaCCGACGTCAACACAATAAGGACAAGCCCTACAAGTGCACCAATTGCAACAAAGGATACATAGATTCAGCAAGCCTGGAGGTgcacatgtccacacacacagtcaaacatgcGAGGATCTACTCGTGTGGTCTCTGCAACCGCACTTATACCTCA GAGACGTATCTGGTGAAACACATGGAGAAACACAACCCAGACCAGTTGACTGCACCGGCAGTTGTGGCAGCACAGACGGcacaacagaaccagaaccgaaGCCAAGGCCAGGCTGGAGCTCAGAGCCAGGTAGAAAGTGCAGATGGAGGATCAAGCCGGCCCGGGGGAGCTGGAAGCGGCGGAGCAGGTGGAGGCCAGCAGGGACAGAGCCAGAGCAGTTACCCCCAGACAGAAAACATCTCCTGTCCATTTGACCTGCACCAGTATAAGACGGTGTCTGCAAGTGATATCCAGTACAAACCAGTCAGTGTAGCAGACATTACTTCCCACAAGGAcctctgtctcactgtgtcaGCATCCACCATCCAAGTGGAGCACCTCAACTCTTAG
- the pianp gene encoding PILR alpha-associated neural protein isoform X1: MERCSISPVARLTALRCLIYLLLVALVTQLSTCNRDDSEGDEQVDPLSVQLSVTAQVTPTPLWAVVWGPTQPLEDETYHFLSSQETDPLHHHGNQQEASTPTSEDWPYPDAKVHPGEEAPLESRDREGAEDGGTEAEETEPEEVDPQFYVTVTISSLLILTAVVITAKLCYDRSCSQHPPPLSRGVAPPLSLALPRSLASEDSRQTLHSTSSSFTDRERIPVVNL, from the exons ATGGAGAGATG ctccatcTCTCCTGTCGCACGACTGACTGCCCTCCGCTGCCTAATTTACCTCCTCCTGGTTGCTCTGGTGACACAACTCTCCACTTGTAACCGTGACGACAGCGAGGGCGACGAACAGGTGGACCCCCTTTCAGTCCAGCTGTCCGTCACAGCCCAGGTCACACCCACCCCTCTGTGGGCGGTGGTCTGGGGTCCCACTCAGCCTCTTGAGGATGAGACCTACCACTTCCTCTCCAGTCAGGAAACCGACCCCTTGCACCATCACGGGAACCAGCAGGAGGCCAGCACCCCTACATCTGAGGACTGGCCTTATCCTGATGCAAAAGTGCACCCCGGAGAGGAGGCACCACTCGAGTCTAGGGACCGGGAGGGAGCAGAGGATGGAGGGACAGAGGCGGAGGAGACGGAGCCTGAGGAAG tggaCCCTCAGTTCTACGTCACCGTGACCATCTCCTCGCTTCTCATCTTGACGGCAGTCGTCATTACAGCCAAACTCTG TTACGATCGCAGCTGTTCCCAGCATCCGCCCCCGCTTTCCCGTGGCGTggctccccccctctccctcgcGCTCCCTCGTTCCCTCGCTTCGGAGGACAGCCGGCAGACGTTGcacagcacctcctcctccttcaccgaCAGGGAGAG GATCCCAGTTGTGAACCTCTGA
- the znf384b gene encoding zinc finger protein 384b isoform X2, whose translation MMEDSHFNSSYFWSPIPTVPGQLENAMFLNKVKEQQEKNASFSTSSGPHYQTALLTIPTPGSKTDGGGPAGSVAHLHPPHSGQNMLPMPSTGIMTTAGLVITTPQGTLVSPTSSQSFVSGHPATTMIVSALHSTDKKEGDGASHVVVMPAPSKRGRKKKATTLARVGPVGGPGHETLILAHLTAGGQVASMQHHTGDPYDLSNEEEDHGPKDSTKTYRNHTESKPHKCPHCTKSFANSSYLAQHIRIHTGVKPYTCNYCQKCFRQLSHLQQHNRIHTGDRPYKCIHPGCEKSFTQLSNLQSHRRQHNKDKPYKCTNCNKGYIDSASLEVHMSTHTVKHARIYSCGLCNRTYTSETYLVKHMEKHNPDQLTAPAVVAAQTAQQNQNRSQGQAGAQSQVESADGGSSRPGGAGSGGAGGGQQGQSQSSYPQTENISCPFDLHQYKTVSASDIQYKPVSVADITSHKDLCLTVSASTIQVEHLNS comes from the exons ATGATGGAAGATTCTCATTTTAATTCATCATATTTCTGGTCTCCCATCCCCACTGTACCAGGACAG CTTGAGAATGCCATGTTCCTGAATAAGGTGAAAGAGCAACAGGAAAAGAATGCTTCCTTCTCTACTTCTTCTGGACCACACTACCAAACAGCTCTTCTAACCATCCCCACTCCGGGGtcaaagacagatggaggaggGCCGGCTGGTAGCGTGgcacacctccaccctcctcacAGCGGCCAGAACATGCTCCCTATGCCCTCCACGGGCATCATGACAACAG CGGGTCTGGTCATAACAACTCCTCAGGGAACACTTGTCTCACCCACCTCCTCTCAGTCATTTGTCTCTGGTCATCCAGCAACAACCATGATTGTTTCAGCTCTCCATTCTACAG ACAAAAAAGAAGGCGATGGGGCATCCCACGTGGTCGTGATGCCAGCACCCTCCAAACGAGGCAGGAAGAAGAAGGCAACAACACTGGCCAGGGTCGGTCCAGTGGGTGGACCAGGCCATGAAACGCTAATACTGGCTCATCTGACAGCTGGCGGCCAG GTGGCATCTATGCAGCATCATACTGGAGACCCGTACGACCTGTCAAATGAAGAGGAAGACCATGGCCCAAAAGATAGCACGAAGACATACAG GAACCATACAGAGTCAAAGCCTCACAAGTGTCCCCATTGTACCAAGTCATTTGCCAACTCTAGCTATTTGGCCCAACATATTCGCATCCACACCGGAGTGAAACCCTACACCTGCAACTACTGCCAAAAGTGCTTCAGACAGCTCAGTCACCTTCAGCAGCACAACAG GATTCACACTGGAGATCGGCCATACAAGTGTATCCACCCAGGCTGTGAGAAATCCTTCACGCAACTCTCTAATTTACAG tcccaCCGACGTCAACACAATAAGGACAAGCCCTACAAGTGCACCAATTGCAACAAAGGATACATAGATTCAGCAAGCCTGGAGGTgcacatgtccacacacacagtcaaacatgcGAGGATCTACTCGTGTGGTCTCTGCAACCGCACTTATACCTCA GAGACGTATCTGGTGAAACACATGGAGAAACACAACCCAGACCAGTTGACTGCACCGGCAGTTGTGGCAGCACAGACGGcacaacagaaccagaaccgaaGCCAAGGCCAGGCTGGAGCTCAGAGCCAGGTAGAAAGTGCAGATGGAGGATCAAGCCGGCCCGGGGGAGCTGGAAGCGGCGGAGCAGGTGGAGGCCAGCAGGGACAGAGCCAGAGCAGTTACCCCCAGACAGAAAACATCTCCTGTCCATTTGACCTGCACCAGTATAAGACGGTGTCTGCAAGTGATATCCAGTACAAACCAGTCAGTGTAGCAGACATTACTTCCCACAAGGAcctctgtctcactgtgtcaGCATCCACCATCCAAGTGGAGCACCTCAACTCTTAG
- the pianp gene encoding PILR alpha-associated neural protein isoform X2, which yields MERCSISPVARLTALRCLIYLLLVALVTQLSTCNRDDSEGDEQVDPLSVQLSVTAQVTPTPLWAVVWGPTQPLEDETYHFLSSQETDPLHHHGNQQEASTPTSEDWPYPDAKVHPGEEAPLESRDREGAEDGGTEAEETEPEEVDPQFYVTVTISSLLILTAVVITAKLWIPVVNL from the exons ATGGAGAGATG ctccatcTCTCCTGTCGCACGACTGACTGCCCTCCGCTGCCTAATTTACCTCCTCCTGGTTGCTCTGGTGACACAACTCTCCACTTGTAACCGTGACGACAGCGAGGGCGACGAACAGGTGGACCCCCTTTCAGTCCAGCTGTCCGTCACAGCCCAGGTCACACCCACCCCTCTGTGGGCGGTGGTCTGGGGTCCCACTCAGCCTCTTGAGGATGAGACCTACCACTTCCTCTCCAGTCAGGAAACCGACCCCTTGCACCATCACGGGAACCAGCAGGAGGCCAGCACCCCTACATCTGAGGACTGGCCTTATCCTGATGCAAAAGTGCACCCCGGAGAGGAGGCACCACTCGAGTCTAGGGACCGGGAGGGAGCAGAGGATGGAGGGACAGAGGCGGAGGAGACGGAGCCTGAGGAAG tggaCCCTCAGTTCTACGTCACCGTGACCATCTCCTCGCTTCTCATCTTGACGGCAGTCGTCATTACAGCCAAACTCTG GATCCCAGTTGTGAACCTCTGA
- the LOC104922238 gene encoding uncharacterized protein LOC104922238: MGEVRKLQKKLRQIENLEIKISLSPEERFKISRKAELRSRLAELQLQLSGPQQTLGIVGDGKKEKMKRQVEDAHEALPSQTPPASKILKGEEESKAQATPAPAAKQRGRGGETEIGRQRERTEPADVSHRCRESDNERQLRQEEAEFTSLKSSWEKAKFRLRLLEGHNDIVTCVVAIDNLVVSGSRDTTVKVWHVPTATEHKNLGGHTGGVTCLSAPPPEYCKRLARSLSVSDKERFILSGSADCYVKIWALNIGQCVKSIYTFNAVTALCFVPEEDGYIITGSDGGKVQAWSWHTFENCQSINAHQEAVTSIQSQGPLVFSGSAEGGVSVWENRCSDRDPLRLLHHWSGQVTGCGGEGGRLTLSPRGDRVFLAHGRAWLKILHWRTGTMSRLTNHSSITGVTDCVHQTGGLLIGSCYDLANGESSLNLFSLPQCRYLTSLTWPDAPRILCFAAWTTGSGDHRWVTGGRDLIVWEQLPNSGKQKGDVTAKRDSRLESCSLESEGDTEDDEETDDDEGEDDNDHGRAGQRDDVEDGGSGSWLRCVLQ, encoded by the exons ATGGGGGAGGTGAGGAAGCTGCAGAAGAAGTTGAGACAGATTGAAAATCTGGAAATAAAAATCAGTCTCAGCCCAGAGGAGAGATTCAAG ATCTCGAGGAAGGCGGAGCTGCGTTCCAGATTGGCTgagcttcagctgcagctttCTGGCCCGCAGCAAACTCTGGGGATTGTGGGAGAcggaaaaaaggagaagatgaAAAGACAAGT GGAGGATGCCCATGAGGCCCTTCCATCACAAACGCCTCCAGCCTCCAAGATCCTTAAGGGAGAAGAGGAGTCCAAAGCTCAAGCAACGCCAGCACCGGCTGCCAagcagaggggaagaggaggggaaacagAGATAGGCAGACAGCGGGAAAGGACAGAGCCGGCCGATGTGTCACATCGCTGCCGAGAGTCTGACAACGAGCGGCAACTGCGTCAAGAAG AAGCCGAGTTCACATCCCTCAAATCCTCTTGGGAGAAGGCAAAGTTTCGCTTGAGGCTGTTGGAGGGTCACAATGACATAGTCACCTGTGTGGTTGCCATTGACAACCTGGTGGTTTCTGGAAG CCGAGATACAACAGTGAAGGTGTGGCACGTTCCCACAGCAACGGAGCACAAGAACCTCGGGGGTCACACTGGTGgggtcacctgtctgtctgcacctcCCCCTGAGTACTGCAAGAGGCTGG CCCGGTCCCTGTCTGTGTCCGACAAGGAAAGGTTTATTTTGAGTGGCTCGGCAGACTGCTACGTGAAGATCTGGGCCCTCAACATTG GGCAGTGTGTAAAGTCTATCTACACATTCAACGCTGTGACTGCGCTCTGCTTTGTGCCAGAGGAAGACGGCTACATCATCACTGGGTCAG ACGGGGGGAAAGTTCAAGCCTGGAGCTGGCACACTTTCGAAAACTGCCAGTCAATCAACGCTCACCAGGAGGCAGTCACCTCCATCCAG TCTCAGGGTCCGCTGGTGTTCAGCGGCTCGGCGGAGGGAGGGGTGTCTGTGTGGGAGAACCGGTGTTCGGATCGAGACCCTCTGAGGCTGCTGCACCACTGGAGTGGCCAGGTGACGGGTTGCGGAGGAGAGGGCGGGCGGCTGACCCTCAGCCCGCGGGGAGACCGAGTGTTCCTGGCTCACGGTCGAGCCTGGCTCAAGATCCTGCACTGGAGGACCG GAACGATGTCCagactgaccaatcacagcagcATCACCGGGGTAACAGATTGTGTTCATCAGACAGGAGGCCTCCTAATTGGCTCCTGCTACGATCTGGCGAATGGAGAGAGCTCGCTAAACT tATTCTCTCTGCCTCAGTGTAGGTACCTCACCTCTCTAACCTGGCCTGATGCTCCCAGAATCCTTTGCTTTGCGGCATGGACCACAGGGAGTGGAGACCACAGGTGGGTCACCGGAGGACGCGATCTCATCGTGTGGGAACAGCTCCCAAACTCTGGAAAGCAGAA GGGTGACGTCACAGCAAAAAGAGACAGTCGATTGGAGTCCTGCTCACTCGAGTCAGAGGGGGACACGGAAGATGACGAGGAGACTGatg ATGATGAGGGTGAAGATGACAACGATCACGGAAGAGCTGGCCAGCGTGACGATGTGGAGGACGGCGGGTCCGGTTCGTGGTTGCGTTGTGTTCTCCAGTGA